The Siniperca chuatsi isolate FFG_IHB_CAS linkage group LG12, ASM2008510v1, whole genome shotgun sequence genome has a segment encoding these proteins:
- the LOC122885042 gene encoding uncharacterized protein LOC122885042, producing MADSESDLETDGLELALDTLCNRHCRNQSSLKSKGYCSEFCELVEEYTGQWQVPLPQLKVLRTALSSFTKATAAFPDDCQHIHYVLSSLALSFFELMLFFSKEEFVEKPLKDIVDSFQECHSQLLRHRNIYLQHVKQIIKAGGPWENPVLQGILKEADLPLKEVEDYLSSELPVFFELRVRYLQACERMQEAKALAKSCLENRDAGKHLYFHQAYLTCLYKASLHEHLHKEMAEIDGRNAVEIICNTESVEKDELLLSLCKAFLTQQLHNGDMYYIWDLVFIWSRLHLRAHPSREGFLAECLQLASSATNVRAIFPFIKLVTTELGGEGVQVCVELCARALQLCDMPADSVTRSLVCKTIAFLLPHDLEICRACALLVFCQERSLEAYRTVCLLYMHPDQEPHPNNSPVRTSVRFHILQMLKERLCFDPEFWNLLTLRTHCLELMSDKVMKAAVLSEMEEEEEELLVNNCVNDLCTQGFNSCQCTEATFVNQDLPEKQTMDGETKRKCVAPSNNALLKRRTWRRRLRRRKQSMSDDEADLGDDPEIKYNLKSTSLGNDPMYSLRRNHTNMENSASVKLPLNRKREYLSRCVKSQILKRKGQKKRWLQGLPRLEQVQTVKEKKVKVKGKKRGRKPLSKLELSFPDNEISLTEEESGFEEITDTEDKEQDMPHLENELEQKSEQNENQHEQMDDLEKENGFEDHTDLVCGSSLSELTQEESQTPFGSKLGEGPPSEPQAAVPAVEADPELDGPPLELLDCPIALLHSYSLKSKKPDGEKLQPPESAASDELNGDTEQEPQPTMETEVSNTEVIAKRTWRDRVLRTQQYAHLMYHCNFCHKDYKGLNVMRHALSHLKSRKLRCILCGKRFKQLPFAKKHVLDHIDEMCKQKPPDKELCTENTPAANGIVDNVENQSQPLDKNQTSISDVETPEQKPGGKTKVSSLKREDRIIRNLRTLIKKTSVLHKKCKNPNANIFKQVDFKDEQVIIKDGLVIVRDQSVMEKEGEGEGKERPAGENGYGVDITYHLCPSESCDRVFLRISATLTKHAIKCHISEDKVLEKTFVWAKHKCSLCLRQIQFLQQYKDHMKLHDTPLQHFCYHHQCNQRFLTQQELKDHVRTHQPFRPQCPFTDCEKLFSSLQGLYDHEWRHYIPAPQREELELGPSRQKQQNAEAPWKQRVKVEEIWLQSKKGQTESTALDHVEASNLENFREIKTEDQPCDANVLDSSQDLSRSDNCSEKTVSYEPTDESKATINGYQNETTNQNQMSEGKNSTSHTGAAAAAPRKSCRKRTPIEWDPLNVRDLEDLSTLAEGVQQKLGEPHITEHKTFKPEDPSYATFVKAPFIRPPPSTYLDESLLSMRKRRSTDEAAPRKNVYWSNKKKKEPAPEEQQVVNVAPEQKIRHRCDKCLSSFSSVEELQKHQALNTCSALFGFDSDDES from the exons ATGGCGGACAGCGAAAGTGATTTGGAAACAGACGGGCTTGAATTAGCTCTGGACACATTGTGTAATAGACACTGCAGAAATCAGTCGTCTCTGAAGAGCAAAGGCTATTGCTCTGAGTTTTGTGAG TTGGTTGAGGAGTACACGGGACAATGGCAAGTTCCTCTCCCTCAGCTGAAGGTGCTGCGGACTGCACTGAGCAGTTTCACCAAAGCCACTGCTGCCTTCCCTGATGACTGTCAGCACATCCACTATGTTCTCAGCAGTCTGGCCTT GAGCTTCTTTGAACTGATGCTGTTTTTCAGCAAAGAAGAATTTGTGGAAAAGCCTTTAAAAGACATTGTTGATTCCTTTCAG GAGTGCCACTCTCAACTCCTGAGGCACAGGAACATCTACCTTCAGCATGTGAAGCAGATCATCAAAGCAGGAGGCCCATGGGAGAATCCAGTGCTGCAAGGAATCCTGAAGGAGGCAGACTTGCCATTAAAAGAGG TTGAGGACTACTTAAGCTCAGAGTTGCCAGTATTCTTTGAGCTGCGAGTTCGCTATCTGCAGGCCTGTGAACGAATGCAAGAGGCCAAGGCCCTGGCTAAAAGCTGCCTGGAAAATCGCGACGCTGGAAAGCATCTCTACTTCCATCAGGCCTACCTGACCTGCCTCTACAAGGCCTCACTGCATGAACACCTTCATAAGGAG ATGGCAGAGATAGATGGCCGTAATGCAGTGGAGATCATCTGCAACACGGAGAGTGTTGAAAAAGATGAGCTTCTGTTGTCGCTGTGTAAAGCTTTCCTTACCCAGCAGCTACATAATGGAGACATGTACTACATCTG GGACCTGGTGTTCATCTGGAGCAGGTTGCATCTTAGGGCTCATCCCTCCAGAGAAGGCTTCTTGGCTGAGTGCTTGCAGTTGGCGTCCTCTGCTACTAACGTCAGAGCCATCTTCCCCTTCATCAAACTGGTCACTACAGAG CTGGGGGGTGAAGGAGTCCAGGTCTGTGTGGAGCTTTGTGCCAGGGCTTTGCAGCTGTGTGACATGCCGGCTGACAGTGTAACCCGGTCCCTGGTCTGCAAGACCATCGCTTTCCTGCTGCCTCATGACCTGGAGATCTGTCGAGCCTGTGCCCTGCTGGTCTTCTGCCAGGAACGCAGCCTGGAGGCTTACCGAACTGTCTGCCTGCTTTACATGCATCCTGACCAGGAGCCGCATCCCAACAACAGCCCTGTCCGGACCAGTGTTCGCTTCCATATTCTGCAG ATGCTCAAGGAGCGCCTGTGTTTTGACCCTGAGTTTTGGAACCTCCTGACCCTCAGGACACATTGCTTAGAGTTGATGAGTGACAAGGTCATGAAGGCTGCAGTTCTCAgtgagatggaggaggaagaggaagagctgTTAGTAAATAATTGTGTAAATGACTTATGCACTCAAGGTTTCAATTCCTGCCAGTGCACTGAAGCTACGTTTGTGAACCAAGACCTTCCAGAAAAGCAGACTATGgatggagagacaaagagaaagtgtGTTGCCCCATCAAATAATGCTCTTCTGAAGAGGAGAACTTGGAGGAGAAGATTGCGAAGGAGAAAACAATCTATGTCTGACGATGAGGCTGACCTTGGTGATGATCCAGAGATCAAATACAATCTCAAATCCACCTCTTTAGGCAATGACCCTATGTATTCACTTAGACGCAATCACACTAACATGGAAAATTCTGCTTCTGTAAAACTCCCTCTAAACCGCAAGAGAGAATACTTGTCTAGATGTGTGAAAAGCCAAATTTTGAAAAGGaaaggtcagaagaaaagatGGTTGCAAGGTCTTCCAAGGCTGGAGCAGGTGCAGACAGTTAAGGAGAAGAAGGTCAAAGTTAAAGGGAAAAAACGGGGACGGAAGCCTTTATCGAAACTGGAACTCTCCTTCCCTGATAATGAAATATCCCTTACAGAGGAGGAGTCTGGTTTTGAGGAGATAACTGACACAGAAGACAAAGAGCAGGATATGCCTCACCTGGAGAATGAACTTGAACAAAAGAGTGAACAGAATGAGAATCAACATGAGCAGATGGATGATCTTGAGAAGGAAAATGGATTTGAGGATCATACTGACTTGGTCTGTGGTAGCAGTCTCAGTGAACTAACCCAAGAGGAATCTCAAACACCGTTTGGTTCCAAGCTTGGTGAAGGTCCTCCTAGCGAGCCTCAAGCTGCTGTTCCTGCTGTTGAAGCAGACCCTGAGCTTGATGGTCCACCCTTAGAATTATTGGATTGTCCAATAGCACTGTTACACAGCTACTCTCTTAAATCCAAAAAGCCTGACGGTGAGAAACTGCAACCTCCAGAATCTGCAGCATCAGATGAGCTTAATGGCGACACAGAACAGGAGCCCCAACCCACAATGGAAACAGAAGTGTCCAACACAGAG GTGATAGCCAAGAGAACGTGGAGGGACAGAGTACTCCGTACTCAACAATATGCCCACTTGATGTACCACTGCAACTTCTGCCACAAAGACTATAAAGGCTTGAATGTTATGAGGCACGCTCTCTCACACCTGAAGAGTAGGAAACTAAGATGTATACTCTGTGGAAAACGCTTTAAACAGCTTCCTTTTGCCAAAAAGCATGTTCTGGACCACATTGATGAAATGTGCAAGCAGAAACCCCCTGATAAGGAGCTATGCACTGAGAACACTCCAGCTGCTAATGGAATAGTGGATAATGTGGAAAATCAGAGCCAGCCTCTGGATAAAAATCAGACTTCCATTTCTGATGTGGAAACTCCTGAACAGAAACCTGGAGGTAAAACTAAAGTGTCAAGCCTCAAGAGGGAAGATCGAATCATCAGGAACCTCCGTACCCTCATCAAAAAGACATCTGTGCTTCACAAAAAGTGCAAGAACCCTAACGCAAATATATTCAAGCAGGTAGACTTCAAAGATGAGCAGGTAATCATTAAAGATGGCCTGGTGATTGTAAGAGATCAATCTGTgatggagaaggagggagaaggagagggcaAGGAGAGGCCAGCAGGAGAAAATGGCTATGGTGTCGACATCACATATCACTTGTGCCCCTCGGAGTCCTGTGATAGAGTATTCTTGAGGATCAGCGCCACACTAACAAAGCATGCTATCAAATGCCATATTAGCGAAGACAAGGTGCTGGAGAAGACTTTTGTTTGGGCAAAACACAAGTGCAGCCTATGCCTCAG GCAGATACAGTTTCTTCAGCAATATAAGGACCACATGAAGCTCCACGATACACCTCTCCAGCACTTCTGCTACCACCACCAGTGTAACCAGCGCTTCTTGACACAGCAGGAATTAAAGGACCATGTCAGAACCCACCAGCCTTTCAGACCTCAATGTCCATTCACAGACTGTGAGAAGTTATTCTCAAGCCTTCAAGGTCTCTATGACCATGAATGGAGACACTATATCCCAGCGCCTCAAAGAGAGGAGCTAGAGTTGGGACCCAGCAGACAGAAACAGCAAAATGCTGAAGCTCCATGGAAGCAGAGAGTGAAGGTTGAGGAGATATGGTTGCAGAGTAAAAAGGGGCAGACAGAGAGTACAGCCCTTGATCATGTTGAGGCCTCTAATCTTGAAAATTTCAGAGAAATCAAAACTGAAGATCAGCCTTGTGATGCAAATGTCCTGGACAGCAGTCAAGACCTGTCTAGATCTGATAATTGTTCAGAGAAAACAGTCAGCTATGAGCCCACAGATGAAAGCAAAGCCACTATCAATGGCTATCAGAATGAGacaacaaaccaaaaccaaatgTCAGAGGGAAAGAACTCCACTTCCCATACTGGTGCGGCTGCAGCAGCTCCACGTAAGAGCTGTCGAAAAAGAACACCCATCGAGTGGGACCCCTTGAACGTCCGAGACCTTGAGGATTTGTCCACTTTGGCTGAGGGAGTCCAGCAGAAACTGGGAGAGCCACACATCACTGAGCACAAAACATTCAAACCTGAAGATCCCTCCTATGCGACTTTTGTCAAAGCCCCCTTCATCCGGCCGCCACCCTCCACCTACCTGGATGAATCTCTGCTCTCAATGCGCAAGAGGAGGTCCACTGATGAGGCTGCTCCAAGGAAAAATGTTTACTGGAGcaataagaaaaagaaggagCCTGCCCCAGAAGAGCAGCAGGTGGTCAATGTGGCCCCTGAGCAGAAGATCAGGCATCGCTGCGACAAATgtctttcctccttcagcagcgTAGAAGAACTACAGAAACACCAAGCCCTTAACACCTGCTCTGCACTCTTTGGCTTTGATTCTGATGATGAAA gtTAG
- the htr1fa gene encoding 5-hydroxytryptamine receptor 1F: MDFPNCTEGVFATSSSGNDSLETTKLPPSKVLLTVTLSVLAILTTFFNCLVITAIAVTRKLHHPANYLICSLAVTDLLVAVLVMPFSIMYIQKESWVMGQVVCTIWLSVDITCCTCSILHLAAIAIDRYRAITDAVEYSRKRTGARAGAMVAVVWLLSILISLPPLLWRHYSGDAAQEDQCIIIHHHMAFTLYSTLGAFYIPLLLILILYYKIYRAAQTLYMRREASRASRHSCMTNGSMIPSSYPAGDGDVDGGPRSPEPISPPEKSFSEPSTEEPPRERVRVSVKAFRCKSRRHESRSESRRSQFYQGPRISGSRERKAASTLGLIIGAFVICWLPFFVKEVIVNTCSSCSTSMEMADFLTWLGYLNSLINPLIYTIFNEDFKKAFQRLVRCSHYL, encoded by the coding sequence ATGGATTTCCCCAATTGCACTGAAGGGGTTTTTGCCACAAGCAGCAGTGGCAATGACTCACTGGAGACCACTAAACTCCCTCCCAGTAAGGTCCTGCTTACAGTGACCCTGTCTGTACTGGCTATCCTGACTACATTCTTCAACTGCCTGGTGATCACAGCTATTGCAGTCACCCGCAAGTTGCACCACCCAGCCAACTACCTCATCTGCTCATTAGCAGTGACCGACCTGCTGGTGGCGGTGCTGGTCATGCCCTTCAGTATCATGTACATCCAGAAAGAGAGCTGGGTCATGGGCCAGGTGGTGTGTACCATCTGGTTAAGTGTGGATATCACCTGTTGCACATGCTCCATCCTGCACCTTGCTGCAATCGCCATCGACCGTTACAGGGCCATTACTGATGCAGTGGAGTACTCTCGCAAACGCACTGGGGCCAGGGCTGGGGCAATGGTGGCAGTGGTGTGGCTTTTATCCATCCTCATCTCACTTCCTCCACTACTGTGGCGGCACTACAGCGGGGATGCAGCGCAGGAAGATCAGTGCATCATCATCCACCATCACATGGCCTTCACCTTGTACTCCACCCTCGGAGCGTTTTACATCCCCCTGCTGCTCATCCTCATCCTCTATTACAAAATCTACCGGGCCGCTCAGACCCTCTATATGCGCAGGGAGGCCAGCCGGGCTAGCCGTCACTCATGTATGACCAACGGGAGCATGATCCCTTCGTCCTACCCTGCTGGAGATGGCGACGTCGATGGGGGACCTCGAAGTCCAGAGCCCATAAGCCCACCAGAAAAGTCTTTCTCTGAACCCTCAACTGAGGAACCTCCTCGTGAACGGGTGCGCGTATCGGTAAAGGCTTTCCGGTGCAAGTCGCGCCGGCATGAGTCACGTAGTGAGTCACGTCGGAGCCAGTTTTACCAAGGACCACGGATCTCAGGCTCACGGGAGCGCAAAGCGGCATCTACGTTGGGCTTGATAATAGGGGCCTTTGTCATCTGTTGGTTGCCTTTTTTTGTCAAGGAGGTGATCGTCAACACCTGCAGTTCTTGCAGTACTTCGATGGAGATGGCTGACTTTCTGACATGGTTGGGCTACCTCAACTCGCTGATCAACCCCCTCATCTACACCATATTTAATGAAGACTTCAAAAAAGCTTTCCAAAGACTCGTTAGGTGCAGTCATTACCTCTGA